From the genome of Homalodisca vitripennis isolate AUS2020 chromosome 8, UT_GWSS_2.1, whole genome shotgun sequence, one region includes:
- the LOC124367212 gene encoding F-box/LRR-repeat protein 21-like, translating to MTTSASVSAPAVRKTKKPKLPPIEEDRWCELPDLVLENIFSYLNAEQKYYASLVCSAWYQGFHLPYAWSTFVFQDTTLTRRKFNYYSGWQYILDHIRTQQCLSAIGMHIRVLIFTPMTNFYNLYEFMNMVSYYAEHQGRDHMTVKGVGSLIHTLKYTFPCNMSAREEQRNRRLYGTGGKLLEALKRLMGNLESLRHLELIDLMLDHREALSLLDQVCYDHTLTLRRLSLVNCTKITCPLLHAGVFLNLQVLEISPQNLGEDVVYLLGEIRLQHLHIIQNRYTPLDITAVSSKSWKQCAKNNPSLKVHLRVECIRERHLLWQESAPVHTVLYVSPQCKLLTDILTRAMDLYKDQLCVFGHIKLPRFHQPKSFNDRMDPFLLMMCRVCPNLHTLVVRERVSTSTVLLLANEGKKLRYLYIRRNAVILRCDWPHNPEWSPGFYEWLRMASRSYEDTEREVSQKFGRAWHMLSDKEFTRLSAAQLTASVH from the exons ATGACCACCTCTGCTTCAGTGTCCGCCCCCGCAGTGCGCAAAACCA AAAAGCCCAAGTTACCCCCTATCGAGGAGGACCGATGGTGTGAACTGCCTGATCTCGTGTTGGAGAACATCTTCTCGTACCTCAACGCCGAGCAGAAGTACTATGCTTCCCTGGTCTGCAGCGCCTGGTACCAGGGCTTCCACCTGCCCTACGCCTGGTCCACGTTTGTCTTCCAAGACACCACACTCACGCGGCGCAAGTTCAACTATTACAGTGGCTGGCAG TACATCCTGGACCACATCCGCACACAGCAATGCCTCAGCGCCATCGGAATGCACATCCGAGTCCTGATCTTCACTCCGATGACGAACTTCTACAATCTGTACGAGTTCATGAACATGGTCTCCTACTACGCGGAGCACCAGGGCCGTGACCACATGACGGTGAAGGGGGTGGGGTCACTGATACACACCCTCAAGTACACCTTCCCTTGCAACATGAGCGCAAGAGAGGAGCAGCGCAACCGTCGTCTCTACGGCACTGGAG GGAAGTTGTTGGAGGCACTGAAGAGGCTGATGGGTAATCTGGAGTCCCTGCGCCATCTGGAGTTGATAGACCTCATGTTGGACCATCGTGAGGCCTTGTCTCTGCTGGATCAGGTCTGTTACGATCACACGCTGACCTTGCGCAGACTCTCGCTGGTCAACTGCACCAAGATCACGTGTCCGTTGCTGCACGCAGGGGTGTTCCTCAACCTACAG GTGTTGGAGATAAGCCCCCAAAACCTGGGAGAGGATGTGGTCTATCTGCTGGGAGAGATCAGGCTGCAACACCTCCACATCATACAGAACCGTTACACACCCTTGGATATCACAGCAGTCAGCAGCAAGAGCTGGAAGCAATGTGCCAAGAACAACCCTTCTCTCAAG GTGCACCTTAGAGTGGAGTGCATCCGAGAACGTCATCTTCTGTGGCAGGAATCAGCACCGGTGCACACAGTGCTCTACGTCAGTCCTCAGTGTAAG CTGCTAACTGACATTCTCACCAGAGCCATGGACCTGTACAAGGACCAGCTCTGCGTGTTCGGACATATCAAGCTGCCCAGGTTCCATCAACCCAAGAGCTTCAATGACCGGATGGATCCGTTCTTGCTCATGATGTGTCGTGTTTGCCCTAATCTCCACACACTT GTAGTGCGTGAGCGTGTCTCAACAAGCACAGTCCTCCTGCTGGCCAACGAGGGCAAGAAGCTGCGCTATCTGTACATTCGTCGTAATGCTGTCATACTGCGATGTGACTGGCCTCACAATCCTGAATGGTCTCCTGG